A window of the Gossypium hirsutum isolate 1008001.06 chromosome A03, Gossypium_hirsutum_v2.1, whole genome shotgun sequence genome harbors these coding sequences:
- the LOC107886774 gene encoding callose synthase 12 encodes MTLRYRPGNQSGPTRTAREDEPYNIIPVHNLLADHPSLRFPEVRAAAAALRAVGDLRRPPYAQWQPSMDLLDWLALFFGFQHDNVRNQREHLVLHLANAQMRLTPPPDNIDTLDPSVLRRFRRKLLKNYTSWCSYLGKKSNIWISDSSRSNSDHRRELLYVGLYLLIWGESANLRFMPECICYIFHHMAMELNKILEDYIDENTGQPVMPSISGENAFLNCVVKPIYETVKAEVESSKNGTAPHTAWRNYDDLNEYFWSKRCFQKLKWPIDVGSNFFVTSSKSKHIGKTGFVEQRSFWNLYRSFDRLWVMLFLFLQAAIIVAWEEKEYPWQALSIRNCRVKILTLFITWSGMRFLQALLDAGMQYSRVTRETFGLGIRMVLKVVIAAAWIVIFAVCYGRIWQNNHGRNWTAEADRRVRLFLQIAFAYVLPELLALALFVIPWIRNFIEQTNWKIFYLLSWWFQSKSFVGRGLREGLVDNVKYTLFWALVLATKFAFSYFLQIKPMIRPTKLMLDLKDVPYEWHEIFGGSNRFAVGLLWLPVVFIYLMDIQIWYSIYSAFVGAGVGLFLHLGEIRNIQQLKLRFQFFASAIQFNLMPEEQLLNARGTFRSKFNDAIHRLKLRYGLGRPFRKLESNQVEAHKFALIWNEIITIFREEDIISDREVELLELPQNSWNVRVIRWPCLLLCNELLLALSQAKELVDAPDKWLWYKICKSEYRRCAVIEAYDSIKHMMLEILNVQSEEHSILTVLFQEIDHSIEIERFTKTFRMTALPQLHMKLIKLVDILTKPKKDVNQVVNTLQALYEIAVRDFFKDKRNIEQLREDGLAPRDPAAMAGLLFENAVKLPDPSDEKFYRQVRRLHTILTSRDSMQNIPVNLEARRRIAFFSNSLFMNMPHAPQVEKMMAFSVLTPYYNEEVLYSREQLRTENEDGISILYYLQTIYDDEWKNFMQRMRREGMVKDDEIWTTKMRDLRLWASYRGQTLSRTVRGMMYYYRALKMLAFLDSASEMDIREGARELGSMRRDGGLDSFNSERSPSSRSLDRANSSLGLLFKGHEQGTCMMKYTYVVACQIYGAQKAKKDPHAEEILYLMKQHEALRVAYVDEVSTGRDEKEYYSVLVKYDQQLQKEVEIYRVKLPGPLKLGEGKPENQNHALIFTRGDAVQTIDMNQDNYFEEALKMRNLLEEYKQYYGIRKPTILGVREHIFTGSVSSLAWFMSAQETSFVTLGQRVLANPLKIRMHYGHPDVFDRFWFLSRGGISKASRVINISEDIFAGFNCTLRGGNVTHHEYIQVGKGRDVGLNQISMFEAKVASGNGEQVLSRDVYRLGHRLDFFRMLSFFYTTVGFFFNTMMVILTVYAFLWGRLYLALSGVENAALSSSSDNNRALGAILNQQFVIQLGLFTALPMIVENSLEHGFLQAIWDFITMQLQLSSVFYTFSMGTRTHYFGRTVLHGGAKYRATGRGFVVQHKSFAENYRLYARSHFVKAIELGLILTVYASHSPVAKDTFVYIALTISSWFLVLSWIMAPFVFNPSGFDWLKTVYDFDEFMNWIWYHGGVFAKAEQSWERWWYEEQDHLRTTGLWGKLLEIILDLRFFFFQYGIVYQLGIANGSTSIAVYLLSWIYIFVAFGIYLVISYARDKYAAKEHIYFRMVQFLVTILGILVIIALLEFTAFNFVDIFTSLLAFIPTGWGLISIAQVLRPFLQSTRLWESVVSVARLYDIMFGVLVMVPLAFLSWMPGFQSMQTRILFNEAFSRGLRIFQIVTGKKSSDS; translated from the coding sequence aTGACTCTCCGTTACCGTCCCGGCAACCAGTCGGGCCCAACACGAACGGCGCGTGAAGATGAACCTTACAACATAATCCCCGTCCACAACCTACTTGCCGACCACCCTTCCCTCCGTTTCCCAGAAGTACGCGCCGCTGCCGCCGCTCTACGCGCCGTTGGAGATCTGCGCAGGCCTCCTTATGCTCAATGGCAACCTTCCATGGACCTCCTGGATTGGCTTGCTCTCTTCTTCGGTTTCCAACACGACAACGTCAGGAACCAGAGGGAACACCTTGTGCTCCACTTGGCTAACGCTCAGATGCGCCTGACTCCTCCGCCGGACAACATCGACACCCTCGACCCTAGCGTCCTCCGTAGGTTTCGCCGTAAGCTTCTAAAAAACTATACTAGCTGGTGCTCTTATTTAGGCAAAAAGTCCAACATATGGATCTCTGACAGCAGCCGCTCTAACTCTGACCACCGGCGGGAGTTACTGTACGTGGGGCTATATTTGTTGATTTGGGGCGAATCTGCTAATCTTCGTTTCATGCCTGAATGCATCTGCTACATCTTCCACCACATGGCCATGGAGTTAAACAAGATTCTCGAAGATTACATCGACGAAAATACTGGTCAGCCTGTTATGCCGTCGATATCCGGAGAAAACGCGTTTCTGAACTGTGTGGTGAAACCCATATACGAGACTGTAAAGGCTGAAGTGGAGAGCAGCAAGAACGGAACAGCTCCGCATACTGCTTGGAGGAATTATGATGATTTGAATGAGTATTTTTGGAGTAAGAGGTGTTTTCAGAAACTCAAGTGGCCGATTGATGTGGGCAGTAATTTTTTCGTTACTTCCAGTAAGAGTAAACATATCGGGAAAACTGGGTTCGTTGAGCAAAGGTCGTTTTGGAATCTTTACAGGAGTTTTGATAGGCTTTGGGTGATGCTGTTTTTGTTTCTTCAGGCGGCTATTATTGTGGCTTGGGAAGAGAAGGAGTATCCGTGGCAAGCATTATCAATTAGAAATTGTCGGGTTAAGATTTTGACATTGTTTATTACTTGGAGTGGGATGAGGTTTTTGCAGGCTTTATTAGATGCAGGGATGCAGTATAGCCGTGTGACGAGAGAAACCTTCGGTCTCGGCATTAGGATGGTGTTAAAGGTGGTGATTGCTGCTGCATGGATAGTGATTTTTGCAGTTTGTTATGGAAGGATCTGGCAGAATAACCATGGTAGAAATTGGACAGCTGAGGCTGATAGGAGGGTGCGCCTCTTTTTACAAATAGCCTTTGCTTATGTGTTACCTGAGTTATTGGCATTGGCTTTGTTTGTGATTCCTTGGATTAGGAACTTTATTGAGCAGACAAATTGGAAGATCTTTTACCTGTTGTCTTGGTGGTTTCAGAGTAAGAGCTTTGTTGGTCGGGGATTGAGGGAAGGGCTAGTTGATAATGTTAAATATACTCTGTTCTGGGCACTGGTTTTGGCTACAAAATTTGCATTTAGTTATTTCTTACAGATCAAACCAATGATTAGACCTACGAAACTAATGTTGGATCTTAAGGATGTGCCCTATGAATGGCATGAGATTTTCGGTGGAAGTAACAGATTTGCTGTCGGTTTGTTGTGGCTGCCTGTGGTGTTCATTTACTTGATGGATATTCAGATTTGGTATTCAATCTATTCTGCCTTTGTGGGAGCAGGAGTGGGGTTATTCCTGCACTTGGGAGAGATTAGGAACATTCAACAGTTGAAGCTGAGGTTTCAGTTCTTTGCCAGTGCAATTCAATTCAATCTGATGCCTGAAGAGCAGTTATTGAATGCCAGAGGAACATTTAGGAGCAAGTTTAATGATGCTATTCACCGGTTGAAGCTGAGATATGGGCTTGGGCGTCCTTTTAGGAAGCTTGAATCAAACCAGGTTGAGGCTCACAAGTTTGCTCTGATATGGAATGAGATAATTACCATTTTCAGGGAAGAAGATATCATCTCTGATCGAGAAGTTGAGCTGCTAGAGTTGCCCCAGAATTCTTGGAATGTGAGGGTTATTCGCTGGCCATGTTTGTTGCTATGTAATGAGCTGTTGCTTGCTCTCAGCCAGGCAAAAGAGTTGGTTGATGCTCCTGATAAGTGGCTTTGGTATAAAATATGCAAGAGTGAGTATAGACGTTGTGCCGTGATTGAAGCATATGACAGTATCAAGCACATGATGCTTGAAATTCTCAATGTCCAGTCTGAAGAGCATTCCATTCTCACTGTTCTGTTTCAAGAAATTGATCATTCTATCGAGATCGAGAGATTCACCAAGACATTCAGAATGACTGCACTACCCCAGCTTCATATGAAGTTGATAAAACTTGTTGATATTTTGACTAAGCCCAAGAAGGATGTGAATCAGGTGGTTAATACTTTGCAGGCCCTTTATGAGATTGCTGTCCGTGATTTTTTCAAAGACAAAAGGAACATTGAACAGCTGAGGGAGGATGGACTGGCTCCTCGTGACCCTGCTGCCATGGCTGGATTGCTGTTTGAAAATGCTGTTAAGTTGCCTGACCCCAGTGATGAGAAGTTCTATAGGCAAGTTAGGCGCTTGCATACAATTCTTACCTCCAGGGATTCTATGCAGAATATTCCTGTTAATCTTGAGGCTAGACGAAGAATTGCATTCTTTAGCAACTCGCTCTTTATGAATATGCCTCATGCACCCCAAGTTGAGAAGATGATGGCTTTTAGTGTCCTTACACCTTACTACAACGAAGAAGTGCTCTATAGCAGAGAACAACTCCGAACTGAGAATGAAGATGGGATTTCGATCCTATATTACTTGCAGACCATATATGATGATGAGTGGAAAAATTTCATGCAAAGAATGCGACGAGAGGGAATGGTAAAGGATGATGAGATATGGACAACCAAGATGAGAGATTTGAGGCTCTGGGCATCATACAGAGGCCAGACACTTTCACGCACTGTCAGAGGAATGATGTACTATTATAGAGCTCTGAAGATGCTGGCTTTCCTTGATTCTGCATCAGAGATGGATATTAGAGAAGGGGCACGAGAACTTGGTTCTATGCGGAGAGATGGTGGTTTGGACAGTTTCAACTCTGAAAGGTCGCCTTCTTCCAGAAGTTTAGACAGAGCAAATAGTTCTCTGGGTCTGCTATTCAAAGGCCACGAGCAAGGCACGTGTATGATGAAATACACATATGTGGTTGCTTGCCAGATTTATGGGGCTCAGAAGGCCAAAAAGGATCCGCATGCTGAGGAAATCCTGTATCTGATGAAACAGCATGAAGCTCTTCGAGTAGCCTATGTTGATGAGGTTTCAACTGGGAGGGATGAGAAGGAGTATTACTCTGTTCTTGTGAAGTATGATCAGCAATTACAGAAGGAGGTGGAGATCTATCGTGTCAAATTGCCTGGTCCGTTGAAGCTTGGAGAGGGCAAGCcagaaaatcaaaatcatgctcttatctTCACCCGTGGTGATGCTGTTCAAACTATTGACATGAACCAAGACAACTATTTTGAAGAGGCATTGAAAATGCGCAATCTCTTGGAGGAATACAAACAGTACTATGGTATACGAAAGCCAACTATCTTAGGAGTCAGGGAACACATTTTTACTGGTTCTGTTTCATCACTTGCTTGGTTTATGTCAGCTCAAGAAACAAGTTTTGTTACTTTGGGACAACGTGTCTTGGCAAATCCTTTGAAAATTCGAATGCATTATGGCCATCCAGATGTCTTTGACAGGTTTTGGTTTCTGAGTAGGGGTGGGATCAGTAAAGCTTCCAGAGTGATTAATATTAGCGAGGATATTTTTGCTGGCTTTAATTGTACTTTGCGAGGAGGCAATGTCACACATCATGAATACATCCAGGTTGGCAAAGGAAGGGATGTTGGGTTGAATCAAATATCTATGtttgaagccaaggttgctagTGGGAATGGCGAGCAAGTTCTCAGCAGAGATGTCTATCGGCTGGGTCATAGACTGGACTTCTTCAGGATGTTGTCGTTCTTTTATACGACTGTGGGGTTCTTTTTCAATACGATGATGGTCATTCTTACTGTATATGCTTTTCTTTGGGGCAGACTTTACCTGGCTCTTAGTGGTGTTGAGAATGCTGCGCTGTCTAGCAGCAGTGACAACAACAGAGCACTTGGTGCCATCTTAAATCAGCAGTTCGTCATCCAACTTGGTCTCTTCACTGCTCTTCCAATGATAGTGGAGAATTCCCTTGAGCATGGATTCCTTCAAGCTATCTGGGATTTCATAACAATGCAGCTTCAGCTTTCATCTGTTTTCTACACCTTCTCCATGGGAACCCGAACTCACTACTTTGGCCGGACTGTCCTTCATGGTGGTGCAAAGTATCGGGCGACTGGCCGTGGTTTTGTTGTTCAGCACAAGAGTTTTGCAGAAAATTATAGACTGTATGCACGTAGCCATTTTGTAAAGGCTATTGAGCTTGGTCTCATACTTACAGTTTATGCATCTCACAGCCCTGTAGCTAAGGACACATTTGTTTACATAGCTTTGACTATCTCAAGTTGGTTTCTGGTCCTATCATGGATTATGGCCCCTTTTGTATTCAATCCTTCTGGTTTTGATTGGTTGAAGACTGTTTATGACTTTGATGAATTTATGAACTGGATTTGGTACCATGGTGGTGTGTTTGCAAAGGCTGAGCAAAGCTGGGAAAGGTGGTGGTATGAGGAGCAGGATCATCTAAGGACAACTGGCCTCTGGGGAAAGCTACTGGAGATAATTTTAGACCTTCGGTTTTTCTTTTTCCAGTATGGGATTGTGTACCAGTTGGGTATTGCTAATGGCAGTACCAGTATTGCTGTATACTTGCTTTCTTGGATCTACATTTTTGTGGCATTTGGAATTTATCTGGTAATCTCATATGCTCGGGACAAATATGCAGCTAAGGAGCATATATATTTCCGGATGGTTCAGTTCCTGGTCACAATTCTTGGAATACTAGTTATTATTGCACTGCTTGAGTTTACAGCCTTTAATTTTGTTGACATTTTCACCAGTTTATTGGCTTTTATTCCCACTGGCTGGGGACTTATATCAATCGCTCAAGTACTTAGACCATTCCTGCAGTCTACCAGGCTTTGGGAATCTGTGGTTTCTGTAGCTCGGCTGTATGATATAATGTTTGGAGTCCTTGTTATGGTCCCTCTGGCATTTTTGTCGTGGATGCCTGGATTTCAGTCAATGCAGACAAGGATCTTATTTAATGAAGCATTCAGCAGGGGCCTGCGTATTTTCCAGATTGTTACTGGGAAAAAATCGAGTGACTCATAG